The following are encoded together in the Canis aureus isolate CA01 chromosome 30, VMU_Caureus_v.1.0, whole genome shotgun sequence genome:
- the ZNF654 gene encoding zinc finger protein 654 isoform X3 → MNKYLSSENPLFFELRARYLIACERIPEAMALIKSCINHPEISKDLYFHQALFTCLFMSPVEDQLFREHLLKTDCKSGIDIICNTEKEGKTMLALQLCESFLIPQLQNGDMYCIWELIFIWSKLQLKSNPSKQVFVDQCYQLLRTATNVRVIFPFMKIIKDEVEEDGLQICVEICGCALQLDLHDDPKTKCLIYKTIAHFLPNDLEILRICALSIFFLERSLEAYHTVEELYKRPDEEYNEGTSSVQNRVRFELLPILKKGLFFDPEFWNFVMIKKNCVALLTDKSAVRFLNESTLENSTGNLKKAVEQQGLDEGLDSLTDQSTGELDPDDISQVQPKSHINTKKNLMALNVSKVDHNVPRHRCMLCNKEFLGGHIVRHAQAHQKKGSFSCVICGRKFRNRGLMQKHLKNHVKKIQRQQIAAAQQEDQEIPALEEINCSDTFISFENGNSENKNLEIETITASSDGNKEIIPAHVAEFIEIPVSVSEDVIENMIENGSPDTSLHNVSEPLTICEDDYEEEEDEEGDYEEDDYDLNQETSVLHKINGTVCHPKEIYATDQEGNFKCPALGCVRIFKRIGFLNKHARTVHPTDLNVRQTVMKWSKGKCKFCQRQFEDSQHFIDHLNRHSYPNVYFCLHFNCNESFKLPFQLAQHTKSHRIFQAQCSFPECHELFEDLPLLYEHEAQHYLSKTPESSTQPSETIVWNVLTDSNPHHQEKDSSSNEKQTISLPVSTSKSRKDSTEPKTCTESMEKKTDGLVQNGNEHSDDTVSDISLIDQKMPDIEPNSENNCSISDLVNGHSGIEQTPLVASDPALKIDTNRIRTENGSILPSVVPQEHNTLPVSQAPSKPNLTSEHTSYGLILTKPYVRPLPPSYLDERYLSMPKRRKFLTDRVDACSDQDNVCKKSVKRLRCGKCLTTYCNAEALEAHLAQKKCQTLFGFDSDDESKSSIYSIGISVEIENPIDLYEVKVNICIAQIIKHHPIHYFF, encoded by the exons a tgaacaaatatttaagtTCTGAAAATCCGCTGTTTTTTGAACTGCGTGCCAGATACCTAATTGCTTGTGAACGCATACCTGAAGCAATGGCTCTTATTAAATCTTGTATAAATCACCCAGAAATCAGCAAAGACTTGTACTTCCATCAAGCACTCTTCACATGTCTGTTTATGTCACCTGTAGAAGATCAGCTATTCCGGGAG CATTTATTGAAAACTGATTGTAAAAGTGGGATTGATATCATCTGTAACACTGAAAAAGAAGGCAAGACTATGTTAGCCTTGCAACTCTGTGAATCCTTTCTTATTCCACAGCTCCAGAATGGGGATATGTACTGTATCTG GGAGTTGATTTTCATATGGAGTAAACTTCAGCTTAAGTCTAATCCTTCAAAACAAGTTTTTGTAGATCAATGCTACCAGCTTTTAAGAACAGCAACTAATGTGAGAGTCATATTTCCTTTCATGAAAATCATTAAAGATGAG gTTGAAGAAGATGGCTTACAAATTTGTGTCGAAATATGTGGTTGTGCTCTACAACTAGATCTTCATGATGATCCCAAAACTAAGtgtttaatttataaaacaattgCACATTTTTTGCCAAATGATTTGGAGATCCTCAGGATTTGTGCACtctcaatattttttcttgagCGTTCCTTGGAAGCTTATCATACTGTTGAAGAGCTTTATAAACGTCCAGATGAGGAATATAACGAAGGCACAAGCAGTGTTCAAAATCGTGTTCGTTTTGAATTACTTCCAATTTTGAAAAAGGGATTGTTTTTTGATCCCGAATTCTGGAACTTTGTAATGATTAAGAAAAACTGTGTAGCATTACTGACAGATAAGTCAGCAGTTAGATTTCTAAATGAAAGTACACTGGAAAATTCTACAGGTAATCTAAAAAAGGCAGTGGAACAGCAAGGTTTAGATGAAGGGCTGGACTCTCTTACAGATCAGAGCACTGGAGAGCTTGATCCTGATGATATATCTCAAGTGCAACCTAAGAGTCAcattaatacaaagaaaaatcttatGGCTCTTAATGTTTCCAAAGTAGATCACAATGTCCCAAGGCATCGGTGTATGTTATGTAACAAGGAATTTCTAGGTGGTCACATTGTAAGGCATGCCCAAGCTCATCAGAAAAAGGGCAGTTTTTCATGTGTAATATGTGGTAGGAAATTTAGAAACAGAGGACTTATGCAGAAGCATTTAAAGAATCAtgttaagaaaatacaaagacaGCAAATTGCTGCAGCTCAACAGGAGGATCAGGAAATCCCTGCTTTGGAAGAAATAAATTGTTCTGatactttcatttcatttgaaaatgggAATTCTGAAAATAAGAATTTGGAAATAGAGACAATTACTGCTTCCAGTGATGGAAACAAAGAAATCATCCCTGCACATGTGGCTGAATTCATTGAAATTCCCGTGAGTGTATCAGAAGATGTTATTGAAAACATGATTGAAAATGGGAGTCCTGATACTTCTTTACATAATGTCTCAGAGCCTTTGACTATATGTGAGGATGACTatgaggaggaagaagatgaagaaggtgATTATGAAGAAGACGATTATGACCTGAATCAAGAAACTTCAGTACTTCATAAAATCAATGGAACTGTGTGCCATCCAAAAGAAATATATGCCACAGATCAAGAAGGAAACTTCAAATGCCCTGCTCTCGGTTGTGTCAGGATATTTAAAAGAATTGGATTTCTAAATAAACACGCAAGGACTGTACATCCAACTGATTTAAACGTGCGGCAAACAGTAATGAAGTGGagcaaaggaaaatgcaaattctgtCAAAGGCAATTTGAAGATTCTCAACATTTTATAGATCACCTTAATAGACACAGCTATCCAAATGTGTacttttgtttgcattttaattgCAATGAGTCGTTTAAGTTACCATTCCAGCTTGCTCAGCACACAAAAAGTCACAGGATATTTCAAGCTCAGTGtagttttccagaatgccatgaGCTTTTTGAAGATCTTCCTCTGCTATATGAACATGAAGCTCAGCACTATTTAAGTAAAACACCAGAATCATCTACACAACCAAGTGAAACAATTGTTTGGAATGTTCTTACAGACTCAAATCCTCATCATCAGGAAAAAGACTCATCTAGTAATGAGAAACAAACTATTAGTCTGCCAGTTTCTACTAGCAAATCAAGGAAAGATTCCACAGAACCAAAGACATGTACAGAAAgtatggaaaagaaaacagatggttTAGTTCAGAATGGAAATGAACATTCTGATGACActgtttctgatataagcttgaTAGACCAAAAGATGCCTGACATAGAGccaaattctgaaaataattgtAGTATTAGTGATTTAGTCAATGGACACAGTGGAATAGAGCAGACACCTTTAGTTGCGTCAGATCCTGCTTTGAAAATTGATACAAATAGAATCAGGACAGAAAATGGTTCCATTTTACCCAGTGTTGTACCACAAGAACATAATACCCTGCCAGTATCTCAGGCACCTTCCAAACCAAATCTGACGAGTGAACATACTTCATATGGCTTAATTTTAACGAAGCCATATGTCAGACCACTGCCTCCCAGTTACCTTGATGAACGGTACCTTAGTATGCCAAAACGCAGAAAATTTCTGACTGATAGAGTAGATGCCTGTTCTGATCAAGATAACGTTTGTAAAAAATCCGTGAAAAGATTAAGATGTGGCAAATGCCTGACCACCTACTGTAATGCAGAAGCACTTGAGGCTCACCTTGCACAAAAGAAATGTCAGACACTCTTTGGATTTGATTCAGATGATGAAAGTAAGTCTTCTATCTACTCGATAGGTATAtctgtagaaatagaaaatcccATAGATCTTTATGAGGTTAAAGTTAACATTTGTATAGCACAGATAATAAAGCACCACCccatacattatttcttttaa
- the ZNF654 gene encoding zinc finger protein 654 isoform X4: MALIKSCINHPEISKDLYFHQALFTCLFMSPVEDQLFREHLLKTDCKSGIDIICNTEKEGKTMLALQLCESFLIPQLQNGDMYCIWELIFIWSKLQLKSNPSKQVFVDQCYQLLRTATNVRVIFPFMKIIKDEVEEDGLQICVEICGCALQLDLHDDPKTKCLIYKTIAHFLPNDLEILRICALSIFFLERSLEAYHTVEELYKRPDEEYNEGTSSVQNRVRFELLPILKKGLFFDPEFWNFVMIKKNCVALLTDKSAVRFLNESTLENSTGNLKKAVEQQGLDEGLDSLTDQSTGELDPDDISQVQPKSHINTKKNLMALNVSKVDHNVPRHRCMLCNKEFLGGHIVRHAQAHQKKGSFSCVICGRKFRNRGLMQKHLKNHVKKIQRQQIAAAQQEDQEIPALEEINCSDTFISFENGNSENKNLEIETITASSDGNKEIIPAHVAEFIEIPVSVSEDVIENMIENGSPDTSLHNVSEPLTICEDDYEEEEDEEGDYEEDDYDLNQETSVLHKINGTVCHPKEIYATDQEGNFKCPALGCVRIFKRIGFLNKHARTVHPTDLNVRQTVMKWSKGKCKFCQRQFEDSQHFIDHLNRHSYPNVYFCLHFNCNESFKLPFQLAQHTKSHRIFQAQCSFPECHELFEDLPLLYEHEAQHYLSKTPESSTQPSETIVWNVLTDSNPHHQEKDSSSNEKQTISLPVSTSKSRKDSTEPKTCTESMEKKTDGLVQNGNEHSDDTVSDISLIDQKMPDIEPNSENNCSISDLVNGHSGIEQTPLVASDPALKIDTNRIRTENGSILPSVVPQEHNTLPVSQAPSKPNLTSEHTSYGLILTKPYVRPLPPSYLDERYLSMPKRRKFLTDRVDACSDQDNVCKKSVKRLRCGKCLTTYCNAEALEAHLAQKKCQTLFGFDSDDESKSSIYSIGISVEIENPIDLYEVKVNICIAQIIKHHPIHYFF; this comes from the exons ATGGCTCTTATTAAATCTTGTATAAATCACCCAGAAATCAGCAAAGACTTGTACTTCCATCAAGCACTCTTCACATGTCTGTTTATGTCACCTGTAGAAGATCAGCTATTCCGGGAG CATTTATTGAAAACTGATTGTAAAAGTGGGATTGATATCATCTGTAACACTGAAAAAGAAGGCAAGACTATGTTAGCCTTGCAACTCTGTGAATCCTTTCTTATTCCACAGCTCCAGAATGGGGATATGTACTGTATCTG GGAGTTGATTTTCATATGGAGTAAACTTCAGCTTAAGTCTAATCCTTCAAAACAAGTTTTTGTAGATCAATGCTACCAGCTTTTAAGAACAGCAACTAATGTGAGAGTCATATTTCCTTTCATGAAAATCATTAAAGATGAG gTTGAAGAAGATGGCTTACAAATTTGTGTCGAAATATGTGGTTGTGCTCTACAACTAGATCTTCATGATGATCCCAAAACTAAGtgtttaatttataaaacaattgCACATTTTTTGCCAAATGATTTGGAGATCCTCAGGATTTGTGCACtctcaatattttttcttgagCGTTCCTTGGAAGCTTATCATACTGTTGAAGAGCTTTATAAACGTCCAGATGAGGAATATAACGAAGGCACAAGCAGTGTTCAAAATCGTGTTCGTTTTGAATTACTTCCAATTTTGAAAAAGGGATTGTTTTTTGATCCCGAATTCTGGAACTTTGTAATGATTAAGAAAAACTGTGTAGCATTACTGACAGATAAGTCAGCAGTTAGATTTCTAAATGAAAGTACACTGGAAAATTCTACAGGTAATCTAAAAAAGGCAGTGGAACAGCAAGGTTTAGATGAAGGGCTGGACTCTCTTACAGATCAGAGCACTGGAGAGCTTGATCCTGATGATATATCTCAAGTGCAACCTAAGAGTCAcattaatacaaagaaaaatcttatGGCTCTTAATGTTTCCAAAGTAGATCACAATGTCCCAAGGCATCGGTGTATGTTATGTAACAAGGAATTTCTAGGTGGTCACATTGTAAGGCATGCCCAAGCTCATCAGAAAAAGGGCAGTTTTTCATGTGTAATATGTGGTAGGAAATTTAGAAACAGAGGACTTATGCAGAAGCATTTAAAGAATCAtgttaagaaaatacaaagacaGCAAATTGCTGCAGCTCAACAGGAGGATCAGGAAATCCCTGCTTTGGAAGAAATAAATTGTTCTGatactttcatttcatttgaaaatgggAATTCTGAAAATAAGAATTTGGAAATAGAGACAATTACTGCTTCCAGTGATGGAAACAAAGAAATCATCCCTGCACATGTGGCTGAATTCATTGAAATTCCCGTGAGTGTATCAGAAGATGTTATTGAAAACATGATTGAAAATGGGAGTCCTGATACTTCTTTACATAATGTCTCAGAGCCTTTGACTATATGTGAGGATGACTatgaggaggaagaagatgaagaaggtgATTATGAAGAAGACGATTATGACCTGAATCAAGAAACTTCAGTACTTCATAAAATCAATGGAACTGTGTGCCATCCAAAAGAAATATATGCCACAGATCAAGAAGGAAACTTCAAATGCCCTGCTCTCGGTTGTGTCAGGATATTTAAAAGAATTGGATTTCTAAATAAACACGCAAGGACTGTACATCCAACTGATTTAAACGTGCGGCAAACAGTAATGAAGTGGagcaaaggaaaatgcaaattctgtCAAAGGCAATTTGAAGATTCTCAACATTTTATAGATCACCTTAATAGACACAGCTATCCAAATGTGTacttttgtttgcattttaattgCAATGAGTCGTTTAAGTTACCATTCCAGCTTGCTCAGCACACAAAAAGTCACAGGATATTTCAAGCTCAGTGtagttttccagaatgccatgaGCTTTTTGAAGATCTTCCTCTGCTATATGAACATGAAGCTCAGCACTATTTAAGTAAAACACCAGAATCATCTACACAACCAAGTGAAACAATTGTTTGGAATGTTCTTACAGACTCAAATCCTCATCATCAGGAAAAAGACTCATCTAGTAATGAGAAACAAACTATTAGTCTGCCAGTTTCTACTAGCAAATCAAGGAAAGATTCCACAGAACCAAAGACATGTACAGAAAgtatggaaaagaaaacagatggttTAGTTCAGAATGGAAATGAACATTCTGATGACActgtttctgatataagcttgaTAGACCAAAAGATGCCTGACATAGAGccaaattctgaaaataattgtAGTATTAGTGATTTAGTCAATGGACACAGTGGAATAGAGCAGACACCTTTAGTTGCGTCAGATCCTGCTTTGAAAATTGATACAAATAGAATCAGGACAGAAAATGGTTCCATTTTACCCAGTGTTGTACCACAAGAACATAATACCCTGCCAGTATCTCAGGCACCTTCCAAACCAAATCTGACGAGTGAACATACTTCATATGGCTTAATTTTAACGAAGCCATATGTCAGACCACTGCCTCCCAGTTACCTTGATGAACGGTACCTTAGTATGCCAAAACGCAGAAAATTTCTGACTGATAGAGTAGATGCCTGTTCTGATCAAGATAACGTTTGTAAAAAATCCGTGAAAAGATTAAGATGTGGCAAATGCCTGACCACCTACTGTAATGCAGAAGCACTTGAGGCTCACCTTGCACAAAAGAAATGTCAGACACTCTTTGGATTTGATTCAGATGATGAAAGTAAGTCTTCTATCTACTCGATAGGTATAtctgtagaaatagaaaatcccATAGATCTTTATGAGGTTAAAGTTAACATTTGTATAGCACAGATAATAAAGCACCACCccatacattatttcttttaa